A stretch of Paenibacillus sp. URB8-2 DNA encodes these proteins:
- a CDS encoding LexA family protein, with product MSTINHAQDISRFYEIVGGNIRNYRNIGQLSLQALGDALGLTKKTVQRYETGEIKVDMDRLAEIASALSVELAALLEGTESMLGAEPRAAELVRLPVAGKVSFNNGDLQYREIKGYEATPKAWVNEGEHFYLQAKDDCMAAAGIIQGDLLLIQRQDKIADGEIAVVLVNGEPALRRVYCQGDHFILLSDNVKLSPIIREAGASYGTDIRIVGKVLKSIATY from the coding sequence GTGAGTACAATAAACCATGCTCAGGATATTTCCCGGTTCTATGAAATTGTCGGCGGCAATATTCGCAATTATCGAAATATTGGACAGCTCAGTCTGCAAGCCCTTGGCGATGCGCTCGGTCTGACGAAGAAGACCGTCCAGCGGTATGAGACCGGAGAAATCAAAGTAGATATGGACCGGCTGGCGGAGATCGCTTCAGCTCTGAGCGTTGAGCTTGCCGCGCTGCTGGAAGGAACGGAATCTATGCTGGGCGCGGAGCCGAGGGCAGCCGAACTGGTGCGGCTGCCTGTTGCGGGCAAGGTCTCTTTTAACAACGGCGATCTCCAGTATCGCGAAATTAAAGGCTATGAAGCCACACCCAAGGCTTGGGTGAATGAAGGCGAACATTTCTATCTTCAGGCAAAAGACGACTGTATGGCCGCCGCCGGCATTATCCAAGGCGATTTGCTGCTGATTCAAAGACAAGACAAAATAGCAGACGGCGAGATTGCGGTCGTTCTGGTTAATGGTGAACCGGCGCTTCGTCGGGTGTATTGTCAGGGCGATCATTTTATTCTTTTATCCGATAACGTCAAGCTTTCCCCCATCATACGCGAAGCCGGCGCGAGTTACGGAACCGATATCAGAATAGTCGGAAAAGTCTTAAAGTCCATAGCTACCTATTAA
- the asnB gene encoding asparagine synthase (glutamine-hydrolyzing) has translation MCGITGFIQWRGDLTQHSQLLVKMTETLANRGPDASGTWISGPIAFGHRRLSVIDPENGAQPMIARHEDQVYAIVYNGELYNAAELKNELKLRGHEFRTQCDTEVLLHAYIEWGPDCAGRLNGIFAFAVWDGLREQVFFARDRLGVKPLFFSKADDTLIFGSEPKALLQHPKVRPVVGPEGLAEIFIVGPARTPGHGVYKDLSELRPGHAMIYSREGLRSYAYWTLESSPHTDSPEETAAKVRDLLQDTLERQLVSDVPVCSLLSGGLDSSALSALAVDYYKRTGQGQMDTYSVDYVDNDKYFKSHSFQPGADGPWIKRMVDELGTRHHYIQFDTDELVEALDNALFSRDLPGMTDVDSSLYLFCREIKKGATVAISGEAADEIFGGYPWFHREEMLSSGTFPWAVAPKMRSGLLSPEIREWIRPLEYLGDRYSDAVAETPKLEGETGKQAQMRVMSYLNITRFMPTLLDRKDRMSMGVGLEVRVPYCDHRLVQYVWNIPWEIKTVGGREKGILRKALEGVLPDDVLYRKKSPYPKTHNPAYLNTVRQRALSILDDPSSPILPLINSAKIREIAASPESSSNLPWFGQLMSGPQLFAYLAQVDLWLRTYNISIE, from the coding sequence ATGTGCGGAATAACCGGATTTATCCAGTGGCGCGGAGATCTGACCCAACATTCCCAGCTGCTGGTCAAAATGACTGAAACATTGGCGAACCGCGGTCCGGACGCGTCGGGTACATGGATTTCGGGCCCTATCGCATTCGGACACCGCAGACTCAGCGTTATCGATCCCGAGAACGGCGCACAACCGATGATCGCCCGCCATGAAGACCAGGTTTATGCCATTGTCTACAACGGAGAATTATATAATGCCGCCGAATTAAAAAATGAGCTGAAGCTCCGGGGGCATGAGTTCCGCACCCAGTGCGACACCGAGGTGCTGCTGCATGCTTACATCGAGTGGGGTCCGGACTGCGCCGGGAGGCTGAACGGTATTTTCGCCTTTGCCGTCTGGGACGGACTTCGTGAGCAGGTATTCTTCGCGCGCGACCGGTTGGGCGTGAAGCCGCTGTTCTTCAGCAAGGCAGACGATACCCTTATCTTCGGGTCAGAGCCGAAGGCGCTGCTTCAACATCCCAAGGTCCGCCCGGTCGTTGGACCGGAAGGGCTTGCGGAGATTTTCATTGTCGGTCCGGCCCGGACGCCGGGACATGGCGTATACAAGGATCTGTCGGAGCTTCGCCCCGGCCATGCCATGATCTACAGCCGCGAGGGTCTACGGAGTTATGCCTACTGGACGCTGGAAAGCTCTCCCCACACGGACAGTCCGGAAGAAACAGCCGCCAAGGTGCGGGATCTTCTTCAGGATACACTGGAGCGCCAGTTGGTATCCGACGTACCCGTCTGCTCCTTGTTATCCGGCGGTCTGGATTCGAGCGCGTTGTCCGCGCTTGCCGTCGACTATTATAAACGGACCGGCCAAGGACAGATGGACACCTATTCCGTCGACTATGTCGACAACGACAAATACTTCAAAAGCCATTCCTTCCAGCCGGGAGCCGACGGACCCTGGATTAAACGGATGGTTGATGAGCTGGGAACCCGCCATCATTATATACAGTTCGACACGGATGAGCTGGTGGAAGCGCTTGATAATGCGCTGTTCTCCCGCGATCTGCCGGGTATGACGGATGTCGATTCGTCGCTGTATTTGTTCTGCCGGGAAATTAAAAAAGGCGCCACGGTCGCGATTTCCGGCGAAGCGGCCGACGAAATATTCGGCGGATACCCCTGGTTTCACCGCGAAGAAATGTTGTCCTCGGGAACTTTTCCATGGGCAGTCGCTCCCAAGATGCGGTCCGGTCTGCTCTCACCCGAAATTCGGGAATGGATTCGTCCGCTCGAATATTTGGGCGACAGATACAGCGATGCGGTGGCCGAGACGCCAAAGCTTGAAGGCGAGACCGGCAAACAGGCGCAAATGCGGGTGATGTCATACCTCAATATAACCCGGTTTATGCCGACTCTGCTGGACCGTAAAGACCGGATGAGCATGGGTGTCGGTCTTGAGGTGCGCGTTCCTTACTGCGATCACCGGCTAGTACAATACGTCTGGAATATTCCCTGGGAAATTAAAACCGTAGGAGGCAGGGAAAAAGGTATCCTGCGTAAAGCTCTTGAAGGGGTGCTGCCGGACGATGTGCTGTACCGTAAAAAAAGCCCCTATCCCAAAACACATAATCCCGCCTATCTGAATACCGTACGTCAGCGGGCGCTCAGCATTCTCGACGATCCTTCTTCGCCGATTCTGCCTTTGATCAATTCCGCCAAAATCCGCGAAATTGCGGCATCGCCGGAGTCCTCCAGCAATCTGCCCTGGTTCGGTCAGTTGATGTCCGGTCCGCAGCTGTTCGCTTACCTGGCCCAGGTCGATCTCTGGCTGCGCACTTACAATATTTCAATCGAGTAG